From the Pseudoalteromonas tunicata genome, one window contains:
- a CDS encoding alpha/beta hydrolase has protein sequence MLKEKFFIIFTLLFSSFSYGGEIFDSFPDKINSSDKYVFYSHGLIVEGTDPTPVHERWGQFNFPAIKEELADSSYHLIATHRPAKTHPFKYAEQLAKQVTKLLKKGVPASNISLVGFSRGGFIAAIASSNLKNMDINVVILAACTSGLAERAKIAIYGHLFSVYETSDSVGSCDDVVARSVGTVSSYKEISTSTGKEHGAFFTPRKEWIVPVKAWLKRKKPQ, from the coding sequence ATGCTTAAAGAAAAATTTTTTATTATTTTTACTCTTCTTTTTAGTTCATTTAGCTATGGCGGTGAAATATTTGATAGTTTCCCCGACAAAATAAATTCATCTGATAAATATGTTTTCTATTCTCACGGGCTCATTGTAGAGGGCACCGATCCTACTCCTGTCCATGAGCGCTGGGGGCAATTTAACTTTCCAGCTATTAAAGAGGAACTTGCCGACTCAAGCTATCATTTAATTGCTACTCATCGGCCAGCTAAAACTCATCCTTTTAAGTATGCTGAACAGTTAGCTAAACAAGTAACTAAATTACTAAAAAAAGGCGTACCTGCGAGCAATATATCGTTAGTAGGCTTTTCCCGTGGTGGGTTTATTGCGGCAATTGCATCGAGCAATTTAAAAAATATGGATATTAACGTTGTAATCTTAGCGGCTTGTACCAGCGGATTAGCTGAAAGAGCAAAAATCGCTATTTATGGTCATTTATTTTCAGTGTATGAGACATCTGATTCTGTGGGTTCGTGTGATGATGTAGTTGCTAGGAGTGTTGGTACCGTTAGTTCTTACAAAGAAATTTCGACTTCAACGGGTAAAGAACATGGCGCTTTTTTCACCCCTAGAAAAGAATGGATAGTACCCGTTAAAGCCTGGTTAAAGCGTAAAAAGCCTCAGTAG
- a CDS encoding M23/M56 family metallopeptidase, which translates to MDSFIIQFIVNSLFPWLIFSGLVYACSSYITKYDNSSPSIWWSALLASFLPFIPLSLGTINIPIPDLDYINSSLVSAQIVKQAGITHASLQKVDLIATALIVGYFGFTCLKLVKLLVVWQKLKSLSRSSESINKLPTSKVKVVISSQNHSPFVIGITTPYVVLPKYFSSLKKDQQSILIQHELTHITNKDHITILLWRVLSTLLWINPFVKKMEWQFIRAMEHRCDKLTIRRFNINKHDYAKALLQSLKKSVQFDNNNPVAQFNSGVLCADDYKARLTNIASPANKSRLTLTLKFSLMILIIFSLHTLLKAPTMTGKLTWQHPLDSHTISSTFRSISKVRDYKPHRGVDYVAQRGSPVLSAADGIIVISDNKTMHSNYGNTVLIQHKNGYQTLYSHLESSDAKVGSWVKAGQVIGVIGDTGKATGVHLHFEVIKDNQRVDPSLVLGAKTTR; encoded by the coding sequence GTGGACTCTTTCATCATTCAATTCATAGTAAATAGTCTCTTTCCTTGGCTTATATTTTCTGGGCTTGTTTATGCTTGCTCATCTTATATAACCAAGTACGATAATAGCTCACCAAGTATTTGGTGGTCTGCGCTTTTAGCCAGCTTTTTACCTTTTATCCCTTTATCTCTTGGCACTATTAATATACCTATCCCTGATTTGGATTATATAAACTCAAGTTTGGTAAGTGCACAAATAGTAAAGCAAGCCGGTATCACCCATGCAAGTTTGCAGAAAGTGGATTTAATCGCAACAGCGCTAATTGTTGGTTACTTTGGTTTTACCTGCTTAAAACTCGTTAAATTATTGGTTGTGTGGCAAAAACTCAAAAGCTTATCAAGATCTTCTGAATCAATAAATAAGCTGCCGACTAGTAAGGTGAAGGTTGTAATTTCCTCTCAAAACCATAGCCCTTTTGTCATTGGCATAACAACCCCCTATGTTGTGCTACCTAAATATTTTTCATCGCTAAAAAAAGATCAGCAAAGCATTTTGATTCAGCACGAGCTAACCCACATTACAAACAAAGATCATATTACAATTCTTTTATGGAGGGTCTTAAGTACACTTTTATGGATAAACCCATTTGTTAAAAAGATGGAGTGGCAGTTCATTCGAGCTATGGAACACAGGTGTGACAAGCTGACGATACGTCGCTTTAATATTAACAAGCATGATTATGCCAAAGCACTGCTGCAATCATTAAAAAAAAGCGTCCAATTTGATAACAACAATCCAGTTGCTCAATTTAATTCTGGTGTGCTTTGCGCTGATGATTACAAAGCGAGGCTTACAAACATTGCTTCTCCAGCGAATAAAAGCCGACTTACTTTAACTTTAAAGTTCTCTTTAATGATACTTATTATTTTTAGTCTACATACACTCTTAAAAGCTCCCACAATGACGGGAAAGCTAACTTGGCAGCATCCACTAGATAGCCATACGATAAGCTCAACATTTCGTAGCATAAGTAAGGTCAGAGATTATAAGCCACATCGAGGTGTAGACTATGTTGCCCAAAGAGGAAGCCCTGTGCTGTCTGCTGCTGATGGAATTATAGTTATTTCAGATAACAAAACCATGCATTCGAACTATGGGAATACTGTATTAATTCAGCATAAAAATGGCTACCAAACGTTATATTCACATCTAGAATCGAGTGATGCCAAAGTCGGCTCTTGGGTTAAAGCTGGGCAGGTTATTGGCGTCATTGGTGATACAGGTAAAGCGACAGGCGTTCATCTTCACTTTGAAGTAATTAAAGACAATCAAAGAGTTGATCCTAGTTTAGTGCTCGGCGCTAAAACTACAAGGTAA
- a CDS encoding BlaI/MecI/CopY family transcriptional regulator — translation MKPNSTELEILKLLWKKQPRTAKEIHEHLESKYGWSYSSTRKTLERMGNKGILEVGSSGNKNTFKALIEKIPTIASYMQEFATNVLELDEPLPVTMFADSRLINKAEVDELEELLNQLSKDEKQK, via the coding sequence ATGAAACCCAATTCAACAGAGTTAGAAATACTGAAATTACTTTGGAAAAAGCAGCCACGTACAGCCAAAGAAATTCATGAACACTTAGAATCAAAGTATGGTTGGTCATACTCATCTACACGTAAAACCTTAGAAAGAATGGGCAATAAGGGAATTTTAGAAGTTGGCTCCTCTGGCAACAAAAATACCTTTAAAGCATTAATTGAGAAAATACCGACGATAGCATCCTACATGCAGGAGTTCGCAACCAATGTCTTAGAGTTAGATGAACCACTACCTGTCACTATGTTCGCTGATAGCCGTTTAATAAATAAAGCTGAAGTCGATGAATTAGAGGAATTGTTAAATCAACTTTCAAAGGATGAAAAACAAAAGTAG
- a CDS encoding alpha/beta hydrolase, which produces MKLPFVKCLALIFMLNIICNNVALAESHRFEIANSKVVTIESTVLGTKYDLFIKVPRSYFLAKNKSKKYPVLYLNDGPYTFKVAAGVTHMRNMDKVIVVGISFAHGENGQFSRVRDLTPVVDQNWTKYTTGGATEYLEFIEKEVFLYVEHNYRVNTEQRILSGQSLGGSFGAWVLLTKPELFSTYILTSPSLWFKNNWIFELEDKYAEKNKSLKANVFMATGALETLESGMKEDMVAGHVRFVNRLRSRNYQGLKLEDEVVKGTDHYSTFPVGLSKGLVLFYELQK; this is translated from the coding sequence ATGAAATTGCCTTTTGTAAAATGTTTGGCTTTAATTTTTATGCTCAATATAATTTGCAACAATGTTGCACTTGCTGAAAGCCATAGGTTTGAAATTGCTAACAGTAAAGTAGTTACAATTGAATCCACAGTGCTAGGTACAAAGTACGATTTATTTATCAAAGTACCGCGCAGTTATTTCTTGGCAAAAAATAAATCTAAAAAATACCCTGTACTTTACCTAAATGATGGACCTTATACTTTCAAAGTGGCTGCTGGTGTAACTCACATGCGAAACATGGATAAAGTCATTGTTGTTGGTATTTCATTTGCTCATGGAGAAAATGGTCAGTTTAGCCGAGTTAGAGATTTAACACCTGTAGTTGACCAGAACTGGACAAAATACACAACTGGTGGAGCAACTGAGTACTTAGAGTTTATTGAGAAAGAAGTCTTTCTGTACGTTGAGCACAATTACCGAGTTAACACTGAGCAACGAATATTGTCTGGACAGTCATTAGGAGGATCATTTGGCGCTTGGGTACTGTTAACTAAGCCGGAGCTGTTTTCTACCTACATCTTAACCAGCCCTTCGCTCTGGTTTAAAAATAATTGGATATTTGAATTAGAAGATAAGTATGCCGAGAAGAACAAATCTTTGAAGGCTAATGTGTTTATGGCAACTGGCGCATTAGAGACTTTAGAAAGTGGTATGAAAGAAGATATGGTCGCAGGTCATGTAAGATTTGTTAATCGTTTACGCTCACGTAATTACCAAGGCTTAAAACTAGAGGATGAAGTAGTAAAAGGAACAGATCATTACTCAACTTTTCCTGTTGGACTTTCAAAAGGGTTGGTACTATTTTACGAATTACAGAAATAA
- the cas6f gene encoding type I-F CRISPR-associated endoribonuclease Cas6/Csy4 → MGNQIAFVSTDKEQLTYLSQQSYFEMMAHDKLFDLSKILEVPTEQNEVMFVRNQSVAKAFVGEKQRRLKRAKKRAEARGEVYNPEYKFEAKDIGYFHSIPVSSKANGQSFLLHIQKLKISML, encoded by the coding sequence ATAGGTAATCAAATAGCGTTTGTATCGACAGATAAAGAGCAATTAACCTATCTATCTCAGCAAAGCTATTTTGAGATGATGGCTCATGACAAGTTATTTGACTTATCAAAAATACTCGAAGTGCCAACAGAGCAAAATGAGGTTATGTTTGTTCGTAACCAATCAGTAGCCAAAGCATTTGTTGGCGAAAAGCAAAGACGATTGAAACGCGCTAAAAAACGAGCTGAAGCCAGAGGCGAAGTTTACAACCCTGAATATAAATTTGAGGCAAAGGACATAGGCTACTTTCATTCAATACCCGTATCAAGCAAAGCCAACGGCCAAAGCTTTCTCCTTCATATACAAAAATTGAAAATATCAATGTTGTAG
- a CDS encoding DUF3014 domain-containing protein — MSEINNVTTTKRTLYSLALVCVLGVLVFAVFNLYQSVSNKNTQPINKPAPVVMEEFSQPILTPAEQEEADSDSEDEVNIPSDPTPMPTGKPVPEVVAPEFTIPPLAQSDVFVKEQLSHFYTKPVLNLIVNDDIIRRVVVFVDNLAQGKLAQQHNPFVKPLESFSVQDQDVLTISPESYQRYDAYVDLFTQIPPEQAVALFKQYHVLFDEAYQEVGLPDTSFDQRIFDAIDVIMTTPVVTGNVPLIAQSVTYKFAYSEWEQLPAAQKQLLRMGPKNLKKLKAALKQIKQHLPQPVKDEQ; from the coding sequence ATGTCAGAAATAAACAATGTAACAACCACAAAACGCACACTATATAGTTTAGCGCTAGTTTGTGTTTTAGGTGTGTTAGTTTTTGCTGTTTTTAATCTCTATCAGTCAGTTAGCAATAAAAATACCCAACCTATCAATAAGCCTGCTCCTGTGGTTATGGAAGAGTTTAGTCAACCTATTTTGACTCCAGCAGAACAAGAAGAGGCTGATAGTGACAGTGAAGATGAGGTAAATATACCATCAGACCCTACGCCAATGCCTACGGGAAAACCAGTACCAGAGGTGGTCGCGCCTGAGTTTACTATTCCTCCATTAGCACAAAGTGATGTGTTTGTTAAAGAACAACTTAGCCACTTTTATACTAAGCCTGTTTTAAACTTAATTGTGAACGATGACATTATTCGTCGCGTGGTGGTATTTGTTGATAACTTGGCTCAAGGGAAATTAGCACAGCAACATAACCCGTTTGTAAAACCGCTCGAATCATTTTCAGTGCAAGATCAAGATGTATTAACTATCTCGCCAGAAAGCTACCAACGGTATGATGCTTATGTGGATTTATTTACTCAAATTCCACCAGAACAGGCCGTTGCATTATTTAAGCAATACCACGTTTTATTTGACGAGGCTTATCAAGAAGTCGGGCTGCCTGATACCTCGTTCGACCAGCGTATTTTTGATGCTATTGACGTGATTATGACCACGCCAGTTGTAACAGGAAATGTGCCATTAATTGCTCAGTCAGTGACGTATAAGTTTGCCTATTCAGAGTGGGAACAGCTACCCGCAGCACAAAAACAATTACTGCGCATGGGGCCTAAAAACCTTAAAAAGCTCAAAGCAGCATTAAAGCAGATTAAGCAACATCTGCCTCAACCCGTGAAAGATGAACAATAA